The DNA segment AACAAGTGAGCAAAACCTAGTGATCatcaaataaaaaattcaataaacaaagtAGTATTTTTCATACCATTTGGTCCATACGCTGTTCGTGTTGTTTGAGACAACTCTTTACATGCTTGTATGTTTCTAAAGATTGCTTCTTCAAGTCCAGAGTAATgctagagaaaaataaaacaaacattgcacaattttataaccataaaaatacttccatttaaaatgacaaaattacattattttacaataaaaggTGATTAGTAAAAAACAAATAGGCAATGAATGGTTTTAGAGGCATGGCTTTTTTTGAATGAGTACTCAGTTTCTACGTAAATaccttaatttaataaaaacagtatttacaGGGCACATAATTCATGATACTGCCATATTTAGAAGCCAGGAACTCTGACTTAACCGCTGCTCTCTTCCTTCATACCCATTTTTTTTTAACGTCTACTATGCAAGATTACTAGTTTTCATGTAACCAAGGgactaaaacaattaaaaatctacAAACACATCGAAAATTTTACATTGAGTACatacagaaaagcaaacaatgtaCAGTCGAATGCAAGATCATTTctgaactaaaaacaaaactttttaaacaaaattctcCACACGTTTACTCAGCAAACGATACAGAAGGACTCCGTTTAAAAGATTACTTAATATCCAGTTAAGATGCAGTTCATCACgtcaacatttacagtattatacCAGTTACTACCAAACACTCCTTAAGGACCTGACGATAAAATGATGAAACGAAAAATAAATCGGTTACCAAACAAAATGGCAACTTACCTATTACTTGCTCATTTTGACAGACTCTGGAAACGGTGCGATGaggccactattgtttaaatttgattAATACTACtcaaatctaaataaatacagCGACAGAGGCGCAAAACGgactaaaaactaaataaaaccgATCACCCAAACATCAATTTTCCACCTCGCCAAATGAGATAGATTTATTTTGCAACAGCAAATGAGAATATAATGAGCAGCACGTGGTGGCTGGAAAAGAAATAGGTAACAATTGAACTTAACGCCGAACGAcataaactaaaaaagaaaagatgataacGGAATCAAATACCGTCACAAGATACATgtgacatttacatatatatttctttgtaagtttttttcctttctaggcCTACTCACAAATATGAGGTTCCAGTCTCGAGACAACTACACATCGATACAGAACTACTCAAATACCCttgatattaaaaaatattttaccttGGCgccttccttcaacatctgtgcAAAACCAGGGGCTTTAGGTACGTGAAGAGACATGGCTTTAATGTGCGTTATATCGCCAAAATAAAAACCAGAATTTATTTCACGTCAAAAACGTGACAGCACAGTTCCCAACAGTCAGCTAAGAAGCTCTTAGTAACGCCGCCTCTTTCTCCTGACGCAAATCAATAAGTAATGCACATCTATTGGCGTAttactgccatctagtgaatgGAGGTAAGTGTTTCACACGTTAATAATGACAAGagtgtcgctacccgatctgcgtgccaatagacatagaattactagacgccgcatgaccaACATCATCATACGTCAACGtctccgccatattgcgagtggcgcTGTtttggagtgaagtaatgaataatagcCGGCGCCCGCCGTAGCAtgcggcggtgtaagaataggaacggaaaacggtgagaaaggaattcagaaatcaagcagAAATAAATAGTGATGGGCGGaatgaagcctcacgaagcatcaaaacgtttgaagcaattgtgtcggaaatcgtatcgaagcttcgaagcatttgacactcacctctctagtgacacctcctggccattttcattaacgttacagaaacttatgatccaattcaatgacgtctgttaaaactcttattgcttttatttttttgcagctacaaactgacaacgaagagaagggatcGTCAGCGGCTTCTactgtctgatgtctaaaaaatataaatataactaacgccgacaggcagaatgcactatacgatagcaagagttaaacaaaataagacgcctcacctcatggattcccggctctttcaattagtacagtatttacttttgcattgtatcattataatcgctcctgttattagtattataattaaccctgatcttttcttgagatcacatttaatagccttaaatgttttctttggtctgacttaattaaaacggagtagacagaaaataaaggtttatctctgtactttgcaaTGATATAGGTaaacacatttgagaaagaaaatgtccatccatacatccatccatccagtttccaacccgctgagtccgaacacagggtcacgggggtctgctggagccaaccccagccaacacagggcacaaggcaggaatcaatcccgggcagggtgccaacccaccgcaggacacacacaaacacacctacacaccaagcacacactagggccaatttagaatcgccaatccaccatccttaaatcacagatgttattattcaatcaagtattaaaatattttatttattaatactttacaatattttttggagctcaaaagtaacgagttcgctacgagaaaagacgccgtcagtggctcaattaactaaggtggtCGCTTTTCAAAATCTGAGCGTAGTGCTAGCCCGAGTTCCATCCGAACTAAAAACtcatcataattaataaaaatttaaaaaataatctcgAGCGAAAtgtttataaccaatttgaactaaataattttgagagatactgtggaaggatcgcattAGAGATCtaatgcgatgactaattgcgtaaggcagctcacgtatttacattaattcatcttctattcatcgccatttgacgtccatgaacccctccattgaataaggtgataacaaacccactgtggtagatcaggttgaatttgctctgctgcaccaaacattcaaaagtgtcaatccggagcacatcagagaggctgagagacacggcgcagatcagtcactgGCACACCGACATACAGATACACACGGGGCACTccaaggtgagcagtgcatggatcaaggtcggcattaaagatcatcttgagtgctgaggcaacaacaaaaagcagcgggataaacacatcttgacctgctgctgaaaaagcatttgcttttaacaacagcatccctccctcgtgaacacatcttcaaggtccggacaggcgatcagtaaaaagttgtcttagtcacagcacagtgcaataataaaacatttcctaaaacatatagttgtccagtctgtatcattcctaagcaatcttccagttatagaggcgcaatcccagttactaacacatttaccgtgtagctcccccccccccccacccgaagtaagaacacattccaccttattaatttaatatttaaaattttaaaccgctaaacccgccatcaacaactacaataacagttgaaatcgtcactcaaatatttttttttgttatagacataaaacaagatgcccatttccatttgatatatctttactagtgttctcgCCTTGCTCACTCTTGGTCCacggtggaatttgctgttaaatggaaaaaaaaagaaaaacagactcttttgggtcATAATTCACAATGGGTGGACGTGGGACCTGAACCCACGCAGCTACCGCTGCAacactactgttttcagcagagtggatgtatataatgcatgttttgtatgtatgtaatgaagacaaaaccaatgatatatagatgtatactatatgacatacgttcagtgttgcatgaaaacgttgcatgaggtgaaaaatggatatttatgagagttttatagtgagagatgtgtcgtcactagggaatccattcccgggctcccggacattttcattcccgcattcccgagaatgaaactgctgtaattcccgggaaaacgggaacggccaagcttcgcatatatagcgtgtaaatgtgtaaaaatcgatcaagaaataacagagccatagttgaaaataattaaggtggcgctattactgcagcttgcacttcatcagacaacagctttgaatagcaaattgaaattgcaatgcgtcagtctgttgcatccgcattatctgtgctaagaaacttgccattacGTGATGACAAGAATTTGAATGCATCAGTAAAAACTGAAATGGCGctgtttcagagcaacggtaagcgcgggcgttgtttagatctgatgactgtgccgcctactgcagttgaggcagagcgtgctttcttagcggctggcgtactctgcacgaaggtgcgctctagcgtggacgaccacacgctggacacgttaataacaaaaataataataaattacatttatatagcgctattctcagtactcaaagcgctatccacacaaggaggaaccggacccacaatcttccactgtctacttaatgcaaagcagcagcactatcactgcgccacctgtgaggacgttgtgctttctaagCTGTTATCGCCACAATTAAAGATGcgtgtacttatatgacagcatgaactgcttgtagatacggttagtcttttatttgtgtcaacatattgcagtagttttattaaaaataagtgtcggtcgttctaaaaccgttcacatgtgagatgcccgtgcactgtgtcatcccgggcacccgggaatgaaatgcgggattcccgaattacCGGGAATGGAtatggaatggattccctagtcgtcaccgtattactaaagctcttctgtgcagcattatgcattctacaagtcggaatttgtatgatgtataatttataattttattttttaccacaaagtattatcgggcacaatcatttaacatgtatggatcatccacaaacattcatttcaatgggaattctgtcgagtttttgaactctgttgatgccatatgtacttcaaactggAGCTCCTCAGCACCAAGaagacatgcacactggaatcatcgagaagggtattgctgcagaccggagataTTATGGGGGGATCTGAAGGCGGGATAACTGTAAATGGAAGGAGATAGTAttggctaattcagaatttcaacgaatgagattgttgttaaagtatgacaatcaaaaactcactcaacgtttgaagttgtctatcaagtgtaaCTTCCACCAATCTTTTCGCAGTTAGTGATCACTACCGCTTTGAGGTTCCGCCTCATAGAGTTTCTTTTGAAATAGCAGCAGCGAAGAAACTCTATTAGACCAAAGAAGAAGCGACGAAACgaattgtttgttatttctgacaatggaagtaagtttgcttctaaattaaaacgtatgaaatttgcaattgctaagttttcttcatgtttttcaaataatattttgtttcgTTGTTGTGATTGTACgtttgtataaatattaatatatattgtattcacgtttgtattaataatcattttcgctgtagtaattgatgcatattcagtgcttgaagtggtccGGCACTCAGCGGTGCCGGCAAATCTTCAAACGACGCAAAGCAAGTTTCACAGGGAACATCCACCCACACCCACCCCCTCTCCGGTGCTCAGTGGAATGCTAGTAGATCACCGCCAGTAGTTTGGTTCCCTATTAACTCTgtgcatatttacatttgtgaGATGTTCGATTAAAACgctgtaatgttattttacatttttttaaacaggatcTTATCACGATCAAAAATACCACAGACATTCCGTCCATACTTCAATCTTCAGATGTGTTTTTGTGCCCTTTCTGTCATCCGCGACTGTATTCTTCACGCTCGTATATACGAGCAAATGAACACTTGCGAGATCACCGCAGAACAGCAGTTTCCTACGGAGGTACGTGTATCCCACTTTTTCCATTAACCCAGGCTGAGTATGGGTGGTAAATATTCagtgtttcctttttgttttgttaacaatTTATCCCATAATTTTATGTGGCCATCTCCTATGGTCTGGTTTAGTGGGTGCCAAAATGACCTGTGCCTTGTTAGAATAATTTACAGATACTGGTAGGCCTACTTGTTCTGAGTGTACCATTGCTGAGTGCCGGTGCGGGTACCCTGCTTTTGGAGACGCGCCTTTTTGGGATGCTTGGACAATCAAAGATGACACCTCACATCCAACCAGGGGAAAATAGTTTAAATAAGcttggaattttacattttttaatgtctaaATAAGTTCATATAGTGTTATTTTAAATACACCAGTGTGTGTTTTGGTGTATACAGGTAAACTTTTAGTGgcactcttttttttctgttaaatgaatAACATCAATATTTTAATGTCTAAAAGTCAGGACCAAGAAGATCATGGCAGCAGTGAACTCATTGAGGAATATACTGATACAGCCACACCAAGGTATTAATGTAGAACTTAGTCTACCACTGTGGTTTGATACTTCGTTCAACTTGAGTAAAAACCTTAAAATCGAACATGGTATGAAGGATTGTCATAAGCTTTTTGACCCGTTGTCACATGGGGAGTGTTAGATTGGTTATTTTGATGGTTAGAATAAAATATCTTCAAAGCTTTTCTGTGACTTGCCTATTACTTTAGCCAGTGTCCGGACTGGTGCAATCATAATACTCTGAAGTAATGGATGTATTCAGAAAAGCTATTGAGATCACATCCAACAGGAGTTTTTGCAGTGATCCACAGAGTAATCCTCACAGTTTCAACTGTCTTCCAATGTGTCCACTTTTCTGAGAAAACACAACTGTTCAGACCAAAACCAGACagcttgcataagacaaatacTACATGTGACAGTCTGatgcatttatttgtgtgtgtccacAGTGTAGGAGAGCAGGCTGGCTGTGTGGCTGCAGCAGGGCAGCTGACTGAAGAACAAGTGGCTCAGATTTTTGCAGCTGCAGAGATCAGCAGGGCCTACAGGAGGACTCAACATGAAAAACTGTTAGAGTTCATAATAAAGGACCATGGAGCAGATGATCACTTGCTGGTAACTTAATTCAGATGACAAGTAAAACTTTGGTATTGTAATCTCTGGCAGCAAAGAGCTATGATGACTTTATAGTGCCAAACACTTGTATTTTcttgtccaacaggctgttgtatctCGTAAGGTATCGtccaaatggtttaaaaattatgaaaatcctaAAGGTCACCGGGTAATGACTTATATAGATGATGAGGAGCTGATAGATGGCCTCTGCAACTTCTTGGATGAAGTGCTGTCAAGAGCTGTAGGCACTTTTGAGAGGATTGACAGAGTTCGcatcattctggatgtgctgatgCCAGAGGTTAATTAGCCTTCAGTAAATCTCTAAGGAGTACAGAAAGTGTGTCTATGAGTAACATcctctctttttctgtgtttttgatggGCTCTTATTAAAGCTGTACAAACAGTTGAGAGGATTTCTCTGCCAGAGGCAGAAAATTTGTTCATGGATGGACCAGTTTACAGTGAGTGGTACGTCATGTGGAAAATTAAACAGTCCTTTCGTTTTCTTTTCAGCGCCAttattctgttaaacagaataccCTATAGTTGTTGTgaatttagataagaatataaactaaatatatatataaatgtgaatatatatgtttaaagtgacatttaaactgtacattagtacatttttagtattggtaaaattacatttagaagTATGCCATATGTAGCATTTATTCTAAAGTTTACAAGGTCAAGAATTGtggtttcaaatgacaaatgcagaagTGTTTCTGGTTGGTATGattagaatttgttcatttgtgtggttgtttttgttttgtttttttagtgagaGGGAAGAGTTTGACAAACTTGTTTTGCAACAGTTGGAAGTACAAGGAAAGCACCACTGAGGCATTTAAACTCGGGATTACATCTCAACCCTACTCAAATAAATGTGTCtctttctttacttctcttttgcctttttatttctgtgtgttaaaatGATTGTGCATAATAGagttgtatatatttaatgtaactattgatgtaaataataaaggacactttctgttattgttaaagattgttgattaagttctgAATATTTGAAATTGCGTGTCTGTTTTTAGACAATTGAtgtcatctggattttttctttaattgttataactgctttgtacagttgttatgcattttacattgttgttttatttatatataatatatagaagcgGGCATGCTGTTGTTTTAATACTTCAGTATATTCCTTGATCAGtctgtttgttaaatttaatctttgtgcattctttctttcaattcaactgaccaatcattattgataattgtaaatatttcttgaaattgttgcacaatttttatattgaataattattaataaaatcttgtttttggtaGTGATAATACTGAGTGTTCTGTTTAAGTGGTGCTGGTCCAATCACCTTGCATATTAACACTGTTAGAACTGATAGATATGACCAGAGCCTCCACTCGTATCCACAGGGTTACAAATGGTGTGCACTTTGCTAGTAATCCCACAAGATAAAAGAGCTTGGAAACTGAGCGTCCTGACCAAGGctttgctgttcacttacaaacTTACTCCAGAATAATATGCTTCTTACTTATCTTTTAttaggagtcacattttcaataacacttgcatttttaacttaaaatacaggTTTTACATATGGgaacaataattaaaagaaaaggattgTATACGCCTGATAAATAGTCAAAACGTTTGAagctcagtattctaaaaccatGACTCACAGCTAGGACCTTGTTGttctaaggtcttgacattatatatatagatatagatagatatatcttctcaaaaaatggaaggaaccctttttaatgagagtacagcatcaagtcagtgacacttgtgggctattgatctggtcagttaagtagcagtggggcttgttcatcagtttcagctgctttggggcactaggggggggcaacaatgagacgacccacaaaacaggaatgaatggtttaacaggtggaggtcactgacatttttccctcttcatctgttttttcactcgttttccATTTGTCTATGGTCAGTGTCgctactggtggcatgaggccatacctggaccctacagagctggcacaggtagtccaacttctccaggatggcacatcaacacgtgccattgccagaaggttcgccgtgtctcccagcacagtctcaagggcatggagaagattccaggagacaggcaggcagttacttcaggagagctggacagggcctctcgtagaaggtccttaacccatcagcaggactcaccagtttctgctcctttggccaaggaggaacaggatgagcactgccagagcctataaaatgaccaccagcaggcaggccactggtgtgaatgtctctgaccaaacaatcacaaacagacttgaggagggtggcctgaaggtggcccgacgtcctctagtgagtaccagggagctcgattggcatttgccatagaataccagaattggcaggtctaccactgatgagagcaggttcacactgagcacatgtgacagatgtgaaagggtctggagaagccatggagaatgttattctGCCTGTGGCGTACTTCAGCataaccggtttggtggtgggtcagtgatggtctatggaggcatatccatggagggacacacagacctctacagactagacaacagtgggcaccttgactgctattaggtatctggatgaaatccttggacccattggcagaccctatgctggtgcagtggctcctgggttcctcctggtgcaccacaACGGCCAGCCTCATGTGgtcagaggatgaaggaattgatcccattgactgcccccaagaacacctctgggtgggacattatgtttcagtccatccgacgccaccaggttgcacctcagactgtccaggagtgatgccctggtccagatctgggaggaaatcccccaggacaccatccttcatctcattagcagcatgccccccccacccccaatattgtcaggcatgcacacaagcacatgggggccatacaaattactgagtgctatttggagttgctgcaatgaaatttcggcaaaatggactcgcctgcctgcctgccaccacattgttttttccctttgattttcaggatgtctttgaattcagccctctgtaggttcatcgttttcatttccaacaaacgatgtgccatccttttgttcctaacacatcagtccatagcagtagagacagccagtaagattttttttcccattaagatctcgtgctttcaaagtgttcctttaattttttaatatactatatatataatacatactattGAAAACTGCATTGATGTAAACCAGATTTTCAGTATAAACCAATGAGaaacgacaatataaaaatgcgttatcagaaatatcattgccaaaataaatttccagctgTTCAGATTGAATGATTTAATGGTTCAGACTTGACAGActcagtgcagtgtgtgctaaaTGACCAGTTAAGTGGAGTCGTTTACAGCTGTACAGGTtgttatgtcagggccatactggagtatacagacttgctgtgctcttaatatgctgtttgcttgGATACTCATATAGGATTATGTCCAGCTCAAATatctgtcatctctatcttgttaccagtcgtaatgctgatgcccatcagtgcctgctgtacagttggactcctgacctcctccagtctcagagacactaaagacaggctgacgtgttcagcacaccactaggacctgatggagtcaagtggaggataaatgagatatgaactacaaacatctgtcatgttttaatctctaaatgtaagtaatatgtattataataaacacatatttgatgatcttaaagaggtatttaaaatcccgaaagtaataaaggtccaatcaagtcaaataattgaataccctgattaacaggtgcacagtcacaaaaactgcaaaattattagtCTTTTGAAAGCctaatatttgctcttcacagatcgtttaacatagtaaacttcattgtaaaaataataattgaaaggtgactattagcactatgaaaactgtgtttcttacatttaataTTGATAACATAGAGACAGCCAAtgcattctttaaagtcacaattttattgccagctttcttaacgTTTTATATCCCCTGATACCTGAacgtgagagtgtcaagtatgtgatttgtaataatctgtaatcataatactgtacagctaaaaaataaacttaaatacgtgattcacaggcaagaaactcactagAACTGATGGTATattgagaacagacatgaagaccgAAGAATAttgacatcagcaaacaaagaacagatgGTGATCTGTAGGCAAGAAGGGGCTACAATGACAGTTTATTcaacgtttaaaattgtaatacgtttaTAGCCCGTCTTTAAGGTGACCCATTAAATGTAGGCggctatttcatttggacattcgagtaaacaccaacagtcaaacatttgttttaatctgactgatttaatcaagtagagcccacacttaagtccacgtcaatccattaaaattaggcggacacaaatttgtattgttatgttcatttaaattttcttcagacgttgttcagtaacgataaatatctcatatgcaaacttttattattattttttcagaaccgcTTTTTCATAAATGACtgtggtaaaaatacactgcagtgttaataatgcactcgacaaAGTGCTATAGTGTAAGATATTGACACTAGTAGACTATCGTCGCAGAGGTAGCCTATTTTATGAATACAGTATACACCccgtctcttacagtcactttatcttgaccgtccacctttagaaattatcttacacgtccacctttagaaattacacccacctttctttttacgtatccaaaaggcaattggctaaagtggagcatgaatgacaaataacaccgattggcGATTTGTTGAATAAAACGGTGATTGACAGCGACGTTTAGATTTGCGATTGGCTGATCAGTGATTGATATGCGCAAATTTAATgtatgattggctgaagtcgaaaatgatattcacgcccattttactccggtctgcagcaatatctacttggaatcatcaagcttggttagaagcactgagcagacatgcgtacaaagattgcatcatgacggagctctgaagcctcagacatatGTAGTActgtactgagatcatgacgggtATCCGAAGCCTCAGTCATGCATAGTGCTGAGACTGCATCATGACGAGCTTCAAACGgggctttgaagcctcagacatgcatagtactgagatcatgacagagctctgaagcctcagacatgcttagtactgagctcatgacggagctctgaaacCTCAGatatgcgcactgggttaactgaggcttcgaagcttcgagcagattcgaagcctcagacatgcgtagtactgagattgcgtcatgacgggctttgaacggggcttcgaagcctcagacatgcgtagtactgagctcatgacggagctctgaagccttaGACATGCGTAGTATTGAGATCATGACGGAGCTCCGAAgcttcagacatgcgcactgggttaactgaggcttcgaagcctcgagcagattcgaagcctcagacatgcgcactgggttaactgaggcttcgaagcgttgagcagattcgaagcctcagacatgcgcactgggttaactgaggcttcgaagcgttgagcagattcgaagcctcagacatgcgcactgggttaactgaggcttcgaagcctcgagcagattcgaagtctcagacatgcgtagtacttagattgcgtcatgacgggcttcgaacggAGCttcaaagcctcagacatgcgtagtactgag comes from the Erpetoichthys calabaricus chromosome 4, fErpCal1.3, whole genome shotgun sequence genome and includes:
- the LOC114650339 gene encoding PWWP domain-containing DNA repair factor 3B-like isoform X2; this translates as MNNINILMSKSQDQEDHGSSELIEEYTDTATPSVGEQAGCVAAAGQLTEEQVAQIFAAAEISRAYRRTQHEKLLEFIIKDHGADDHLLAVVSRKVSSKWFKNYENPKGHRVMTYIDDEELIDGLCNFLDEVLSRAVGTFERIDRVRIILDVLMPEVN
- the LOC114650339 gene encoding PWWP domain-containing DNA repair factor 3B-like isoform X1, which produces MYSEKLLRSHPTGVFAVIHRVILTVSTVFQCVHFSEKTQLFRPKPDSLHKTNTTCDSLMHLFVCVHSVGEQAGCVAAAGQLTEEQVAQIFAAAEISRAYRRTQHEKLLEFIIKDHGADDHLLAVVSRKVSSKWFKNYENPKGHRVMTYIDDEELIDGLCNFLDEVLSRAVGTFERIDRVRIILDVLMPEVN